AAGGGTTCCCCGGGCGCAAGTTCGTCCTGCCCCGGCGAAACATCGCGCCGCTTTCGGTCGCCCGTCCGGTCCCGCCGGGTCCCTATGGCGAGCGAACTTTCCCGGTCTATTTCGAATTCGACCGCGATTTCCTCGTCTACCAGTACGACGACTGGCTGGTCGACAACGCGGTTACCTGGATCCGCGCCGCGCGTCCGACCAGGCTCGTGGTGACCGGCTTTGCCGCAACGACGCCCGACACCGTGAGCGGCCATTCCCTGGCCGAACGGTCCGAAGTCGCCCGCGAACGCGCCGAGACGATCGCGGAGACCCTGCGCCGCCTCGTGCCCTCGATCCCGGTCGAAACGAAGTGGGAAACCGCCTCGCGCGCCACCGACGATCCCGAGGCGGACGGCCTGCCCTGGCAAAGCCAGCGCCGTGCGGAAATCAGGGCCGTGTTCGAACCCGAACGGCCCTGACCAGCCTTGATCCAGGCCCCTTCCGCGCTGCCCGGTTCGAGAGAATCCCGTCGTCCCGGCCCCAATCTGGCGGGACGCTTCCCCGTTTCCGCCCCATCCGACGCCGCACGATCCGTCCCGTCCGGGAACCATCCGCCCTCGCTTCGCCGCACGCGCCCCACTTTCCACCCGTAGAATCGTCGATGCCGCCGGGTGCGTTCATGTGGCAGAAAGTTTCCGCCCAACACGGCCGGGAGGTGAGGTTCCAAGGAGTACATTCATGAGTGCCAATATTCCCATGTCCGGTGCGCGCGTCCTGCTCGCCGCACTCGCCCTGTCGGCGTCGGGCAGCGTCATCGCGCAGCAGGACCCGGCGAACGATCCGAACATCATCGTCAACGGCGAAGCCATTCCCGATACCACGGCGATGACCGCCGGCCCAGAGATCAAGGGCATCATCACTGCCCGCAGCGGCGACAAGATGAAGGTCACGACGGCCGAAGGCGCCAGCACGGTCGTCTTCATCAACGAAGCCACCGAGATCAAGGGCAGCGGCGGCCTGTTCGGCAGCAGCCGCAAGAAGCTGACCGCTGCGGCGCTGCTCAACGGCCTGCCCGTGACGGTCAAGACCATGCAGGCCGGCCCCGCGCTGCTTGCCAGCCAGATCAGCCTCAAGAGCAACGACCTCAAGACCGCGACGATGATCCGTAACGGCACTGCCCAGGGCTTTGCCGAACAGACCGCCGCGACCGAGGCGTTGCGCGGTCGCATGGGCGACATCGACAAGTACAACATCAAGAGCACGACCAACGTGTACTTCGACACCGGCAAGTACAACCTCTCGCCCCAGGCGAAGGCCGAACTGTGCAACGCCGCCACCACTGCCGAGGGCATCGACAACGCGCTGATGCTGGTCGTTGGCTACACCGATTCCGTTGGTGACGACGAATACAACCAGACGCTTAGCGAAAAGCGCGCCAACAGCGTGATCAACTATCTCCAGCAGGCATGCCGCTGGAAGCCCTATCGCATGCTTACCCCCACGGGCATGGCCAAGGCCGATCCGCTGGCGAGCAACGACACCGAGGAAGGCAAGGCGCAGAACCGGCGCGTTGCGGTCAACGTCCTCGTCAGCAAGGGTCTCGACGGCCTCTGAGACGCACGGGGTGGGGGCAAGCCCCCACCCCGACGCCTTCTTCCGGATCACCCTGTGGCGATGTCCGCCACGACCGCGCCCAGCAGCCCCGCTGCCGCCTCTCCCGCGACAAGGACCTGCAGGCCCCGCTGTCCACCGTTGATGAAGATCGCGTCCCACAACAGCGCCGTCTCGTCGATGACCACCGGCACCTTGCGCATCTGCCCGAATGGGCTGATCCCGCCCACCTTGTAGCCCGCGATCCGCTCCGCCTCGGCGGGCCGCATCATCTCCGCCGCCTTGGCCCCCAACGCCGCCGCCGCGCGCTTCAGCGAAACCTCCCCGTCGCTGGGCGCGATGACGCAGGCCGGCTTGCCATCGGCAAGGATCATCAGGGTCTTGAACACCTGCCCCGGATCCACGCCCAGCGCCTGCGCCGCCGCCAGCCCGATGCTGTCGGCATCCGGATCGTAATCGTAGCTGCGGAGTTCGAAAGGAATGCCGGCCTGTTCCAGAGCCTTCGTCGCGCGGGTCGCATGCGCCATCGTGAGTGTTTCCGCGTTGGTCCTTGGTGATCGCCGGCAAGCGCGACGTTGTGCAAGCGGCGAGGCGCTGCCATAGGCGGGCGCAGGAGAAAATGCCATGAGCGTCGCGTTTCGCCGCGAGAGCGACGATGAACATCTCGAGCCGAAGTTCGAACTGCCGATCCCCCCGGGGCCCAACCTCGTCACCCTGCGCGGCCTGGCCCTGATCCGCGCAAGAGTCGATGAAATCGAGGCGCATCTGGCCGACGCCGTGGACGAGGAAGAGATCAAGAAGCTGCGCCGCGAACTGCGCTACTGGAGCACGCGCCAGTCGACCGCGCAGGTCATGGACCCGCCGCAAGCGGATGTCGTTGCTTTCGGCTCCACCGTCACCTTCGTGCTGAACGGGCAGAACCGCCGCATCACCATCGTCGGCCACGACGAGGCTGACCCCACCGCCGGCCTGATCGCCTTCTCGGCCCCCCTCGCCCGCGCTCTCAACGGCGCGGAAGCAGGCGAGACGGTCGACTTCGGCGGCAGGGCCGATGCGATCGAGGTTCTATCAATCGAATAGGGCGCCCACGTCCTCGCAGTTGTCCAGCGTCAGGATCGCCTGCGCCAGCGCTTCTGCATCGACCTGCGCGACCGGCCGTGCCGCGCGGGCGAGGCAGTCCACGAACTTGCGGCGCTGCGCACCGTCCGAAAGGGGCCGCGCCGGGCAGCCCAAGGCGTCGGGCACGAAGGCATCGATGGCCCGCCCGTCGTTCAACGTGATCGTCATCGCCCCGCCAACGCCGCGCTGCCACGCGGGAGCCAGTTCGCGCCGCGCCCGCACTTTTGCCGAAAGCGCCAGCACTTCGGGATCGACGAGACTGTCCACGCCGAAATCGTCGAGGCGCACCCTGCCCCGGGCAAGCGCCAGCGCGGTCGTGAAGGGGATGGAAAACTTCGCGTCTATCGCCACTTGCGGCGCCTGCTTGCGCGGCGATGGCTCGACCAGCATGGCCTGCACGTCGTCGATGCTCACGTCGATGGCAGCAATGTCGCAGGGCCGCAAATCATGGCGGCCCTTCATGTCCAGCGCCATCTCGATGAACGGATGCGTCCCCCGGCAGCTCGGCCAGGGCTTGAACGTCAGCTCGGCGCCCCAGAAGTGCTGGCCAAGCCGCTCAAGCAGGTCCGCTTCGGCAAACTGCCCGCCCGCGTAAAGCGCGAAGAAGCCGGCCTTTCCTTCCAGCGGCTCCTCGAACCCCGCCACGCCCTCGCGCGCC
This window of the Novosphingobium aromaticivorans DSM 12444 genome carries:
- a CDS encoding OmpA family protein, with amino-acid sequence MSANIPMSGARVLLAALALSASGSVIAQQDPANDPNIIVNGEAIPDTTAMTAGPEIKGIITARSGDKMKVTTAEGASTVVFINEATEIKGSGGLFGSSRKKLTAAALLNGLPVTVKTMQAGPALLASQISLKSNDLKTATMIRNGTAQGFAEQTAATEALRGRMGDIDKYNIKSTTNVYFDTGKYNLSPQAKAELCNAATTAEGIDNALMLVVGYTDSVGDDEYNQTLSEKRANSVINYLQQACRWKPYRMLTPTGMAKADPLASNDTEEGKAQNRRVAVNVLVSKGLDGL
- the ybaK gene encoding Cys-tRNA(Pro) deacylase; its protein translation is MAHATRATKALEQAGIPFELRSYDYDPDADSIGLAAAQALGVDPGQVFKTLMILADGKPACVIAPSDGEVSLKRAAAALGAKAAEMMRPAEAERIAGYKVGGISPFGQMRKVPVVIDETALLWDAIFINGGQRGLQVLVAGEAAAGLLGAVVADIATG
- a CDS encoding GreA/GreB family elongation factor, with the translated sequence MSVAFRRESDDEHLEPKFELPIPPGPNLVTLRGLALIRARVDEIEAHLADAVDEEEIKKLRRELRYWSTRQSTAQVMDPPQADVVAFGSTVTFVLNGQNRRITIVGHDEADPTAGLIAFSAPLARALNGAEAGETVDFGGRADAIEVLSIE
- a CDS encoding MmgE/PrpD family protein; the protein is MTLSDTLAEHIASARWDTLPEPARDGARRVLLDATGVIFAASGLAPEAAPFIALAKSNGPGPCVILGTGEKVQPLGAALANGALAHAVDYEDAFDRAPAHPNASLVPVLLALSQSLGGVEGRRFLTALAVGGDLACRIALSLRQPMEQGGWYPPPIVAAFGAVAGAASLLGLSAEQVKDALSLVLCQVTMPGEIKYSRRTVLRAVREAFPAQAALTAALLAREGVAGFEEPLEGKAGFFALYAGGQFAEADLLERLGQHFWGAELTFKPWPSCRGTHPFIEMALDMKGRHDLRPCDIAAIDVSIDDVQAMLVEPSPRKQAPQVAIDAKFSIPFTTALALARGRVRLDDFGVDSLVDPEVLALSAKVRARRELAPAWQRGVGGAMTITLNDGRAIDAFVPDALGCPARPLSDGAQRRKFVDCLARAARPVAQVDAEALAQAILTLDNCEDVGALFD